In Lonchura striata isolate bLonStr1 chromosome 18, bLonStr1.mat, whole genome shotgun sequence, one genomic interval encodes:
- the RBM19 gene encoding putative RNA-binding protein 19 — translation MSRLIVKNLPNGMKEERFRKLFAAFGTLTDCCLKYTKDGRFRKFGFIGYKSEDEAQAALNHFNKSFIDTSRLTVELCRSFGDPTKPKAWSKHSQKAPASEKQTKEPLASAAPAGTKKGKKKKDPVDNLKELKEDKTFQEFLGVHQKRSQVATWANDTLAEEPKKAKPAAADYLNFDSDESEELSEGGDEPSEDEEEIKGKKEGKKAATSKGLSDMDYLKSKVVKDSSSSSSTEEETETEEEESETEEDSGIAETPPEKRGKPKAQQTEQKTPAGKKKKGSTLESQASPGEASTAFTVKLRGAPSSITEQKIREFFFPLKPVAIRMGKKAQGKNSGYIFVDLKSEAEMQRALKRKKEFLGGRCVEVSRCRNTPKETVPAKPEHQPWQRTLRDDEEEEDLSESGRLFVRNLPFTSTEEDLEKIFSKYGPLSEIHFPIDKLTKKPKGFAFITYMIPEHAVKALAELDGQVFQGRMMHLLPSTIRKEKMEDGDAEESSSYKKSKEAKDKANSASSHNWNALFVGTNAVADAMAQKYNAAKSQVLDAESKDSVAVRVALGETELVQEIRRFLVENGVSLDSFSQAAGERSKTVILVKNLPAGTSALELEQLFGQHGGLGRVLLPEGGITAIVEFLEPTEAKQAFTRLAYSKFHSVPLYLEWAPMGVFLSPAPQKKKAGVPGKEDKAGLVPGDATKDSEETAAQEEEEEEEEEEENIPGCTLFIKNLNFATTEDTLKETFSKVGALKSCTISKKKDKAGTLLSMGFGFVEYKKPEGAQKALRQLQGCSVDGHKLEVKLSERAVRPAVKSARKKQIAKKQKTSKILVRNIPFQATVREIRELFSTFGELKTVRLPKKMAGTGSHRGFGFVDFVTKQDAKKAFQALCHSTHLYGRRLVLEWADTEETLEALRRKTAQHFHDSPKKKKRSEILNEIMEHLEEHDNNKDEDI, via the exons ATGTCGCGGCTCATCGTCAAGAATCTCCCCAATGGG ATGAAGGAGGAGCGTTTCAGGAAGCTCTTTGCTGCCTTTGGCACGCTCACTGATTGCTGCCTCAAGTACACCAAGGATGGAAGGTTCCGGAAATTCGGCTTCATTGGCTACAAGTCAGAGGATGAAGCTCAAGCAGCCCTGAACCACTTCAACAAAAGCTTCATCGACACCTCCAGACTCACG GTGGAGCTGTGCAGGTCTTTTGGTGACCCTACAAAACCCAAAGCCTGGAGCAAGCACTCTCAGAAGGCCCCTGCCTCAGAGAAGCAGACCAAGGAGCCCTTGGCaagtgcagctcctgcaggcacaAAGAAG ggtaaaaagaagaaagatcCAGTGGATAACTTAAAGGAG cTAAAGGAAGATAAAACATTCCAGGAGTTCCTGGGGGTTCACCAGAAGCGGTCCCAGGTGGCCACTTGGGCTAATGACACCTTGGCAGAAGAGCCTAAGAAGgcaaaaccagcagcagcagattaCCTGAACTTTGATTCAGATGAGTCTGAGGAGCTGAGTGAGGGTGGGGATGAACCCtctgaagatgaggaggagatTAAAG gaaagaaagaagggaagaaggCAGCTACCAGCAAAGGCCTCTCAGATATGGATTACCTGAAATCTAAAGTGGTGAAGGATTCTTCTTCCTCATCCAGTACAGAGGAAGAAACagagactgaggaggaggaaagtgAGACTGAGGAGGATTCAGGCATTGCAGAAACCCCCCCAGAGAAAAGGGGGAAGCCAAAAGCCCAACAAACAGAGCAAAAAACACcagcagggaagaagaaaaagggatCCACACTAGAG agccaggccaGCCCAGGGGAAGCCAGCACTGCGTTCACAGTGAAACTTCGTGGGGCCCCCTCCAGCATCACCGAG CAAAAAATCCGggaatttttcttccctctgaagCCAGTGGCAATTCGGATGGGAAAAAAGGCCCAGGGGAAGAATTCAG GTTACATCTTTGTTGACTTGAAGAGTGAAGCAGAAATGCAAAGGGCCTTGAAGCGGAAAAAAGAATTCCTGG GTGGACGCTGTGTGGAGGTTTCCCGGTGCAGGAACACCCCAAAAGAAACTGTTCCAGCAAAACCCGAGCACCAGCCCTGGCAAAGGACATTGagggatgatgaggaggaggaggacttGTCTGAATCAGGGAGACTCTTTGTCAGGAATCTGCCTTTCACCAGCACTGAGGAGGACTTGGAGAAGATCTTTTCGAAGTATG GACCCCTCTCAGAGATCCATTTCCCCATTGACAAGCTCACCAAGAAGCCCAAAGGATTTGCTTTCATCACCTACATGATCCCTGAGCATGCTGTgaaggccctggcagagctggatgggcaggtgttccag GGCAGAATGATGCATCTTTTACCCTCCAcgatcagaaaggaaaaaatggaagatGGAGATGCAGAAGAGTCTTCCTCCTACAAAAAGAGCAAAGAGGCCAAGGACAAAGCCAACAGTGCCAG CTCCCACAACTGGAACGCGCTGTTCGTGGGCACAAACGCTGTGGCTGATGCCATGGCCCAGAAGTACAATGCTGCCAAAAGCCAAGTGCTGGATGCT GAGAGCAAGGACAGCGTGGCAGTGAGAGTGGCTCTGGGAGAAACGGAGCTGGTGCAGGAGATCCGCCGGTTCCTCGTGGAAAATGGGGTCAGCCTGGATTCCTTCAGCCAG gctgcTGGAGAGAGGAGCAAGACAGTGATCCTGGTGAAGAACCTCCCGGCGGGCACGAGCgccctggagctggagcagctctttgGCCAGCACGGCGGCCTGGGCCGGGTGCTGCTGCCCGAGGGAGGCATCACAGCCATCGTGGAGTTCCTGGAGCCCACGGAGGCCAAGCAGGCCTTCACCAGGCTGGCCTACTCCAAG TTTCATTCCGTGCCCTTGTATCTGGAGTGGGCTCCAATGGGGGTTTTcctcagcccagcccctcagaaaaagaaagctgGGGTTCCAGGAAAGGAGGATAAAGCAGGGCTGGTACCAG GTGATGCTACAAAAGACTCAGaggaaacagcagcacaggaagaagaggaagaggaggaggaagaagaagaaaacattcCTGGGTGTACCTTGTTCATCAAAAACCTGAACTTTGCTACCACAGAAGACACACTGAAGGAG ACGTTTTCCAAAGTGGGAGCCCTGAAGAGCTGCACAATATCCAAGAAGAAGGACAAAGCAG GCACTTTGCTTTCCATGGGCTTTGGGTTTGTGGAGTACAAGAAGCCAGAGGGTGCCCAGAAAGCCCTGCGCCAGCTCCAG GGCTGCAGTGTGGATGGCCATAAGCTGGAAGTGAAGCTCTCAGAGAGAGCTGTCAG GCCTGCTGTGAAATCAGCCCGGAAGAAACAGATTGCCAAGAAGCAGAAAACTTCCAAGATCCTGGTCAGAAACATCCCCTTCCAGGCCACTGTCAGGGAAATCAGGGAGCTCTTCAG CACCTTTGGAGAGCTCAAGACTGTCCGGCTGCCCAAGAAAATGGCAGGAACAGGATCCCACCGGGGCTTTGGCTTTGTGGATTTCGTCACCAAGCAGGATGCCAAG AAAGCCTTCCAGGCCCTGTGCCACAGCACTCACCTGTACGGGCGCaggctggtgctggagtggGCGGACACGGAGGAGACGCTGGAGGCCCTGCGCCGCAAAACCGCCCAGCACTTCCACG ACTCCCCgaagaagaaaaagcgatcAGAGATTTTGAATGAAATCATGGAGCACCTGGAAGAGCATGACAATAACAAGGACGAGGACATCTGA